One Camelina sativa cultivar DH55 chromosome 3, Cs, whole genome shotgun sequence genomic window carries:
- the LOC104765432 gene encoding 17.8 kDa class I heat shock protein-like, whose protein sequence is MSLIPSFFGNNNRRSNSIFDPFSLDVWDPFKDLQMQFPSSSLSGETSAAIANARVDWRETPEAHVFKADLPGMKKEEVKVEIEDDSVLKISGERHVEKEEKQDTWHRVERSSGQFSRKFRLPENVKMDQVEANMENGVLTVTVPKVETQKKPQVKSIDISG, encoded by the coding sequence ATGTCGCTAATTCCAAGCTTCTTCGGCAACAACAACAGACGAAGCAACAGCATCTTCGATCCGTTCTCACTCGACGTTTGGGATCCTTTCAAAGACCTGCAAATGCAATTCCCCTCGTCTTCGCTCTCCGGAGAAACATCTGCGGCAATTGCGAACGCACGTGTGGACTGGAGAGAGACGCCGGAGGCGCACGTGTTCAAGGCGGACCTTCCTgggatgaagaaagaagaggttAAAGTGGAGATAGAGGACGACAGTGTGCTCAAGATCAGCGGAGAGAGACACGTGGAGAAAGAGGAGAAGCAGGACACGTGGCATCGCGTTGAAAGGTCTAGCGGACAATTCTCGAGGAAGTTTAGGCTACCGGAGAATGTGAAGATGGATCAAGTCGAGGCCAACATGGAGAACGGTGTTCTGACTGTGACTGTGCCTAAGGTTGAGACTCAGAAGAAACCCCAAGTTAAGTCTATTGACATCTCTGGCTAA
- the LOC109124440 gene encoding ras-related protein RABA2b-like — translation MANRIDHEYDYLFKIVLIGDSGVGKSNILSRFTRNEFCLESKSTIGVEFATRTLQVEGKTVKAQIWDTAGQERYRAITSAYYRGAVGALLVYDITKRQTFENVLRWLRELRDHADSNIVIMMAGNKSDLNHLRSVADEDGSSLAEKEGLSFLETSALEATNIEKAFQTILSEIYHIISKKALAAQEAAGNLPVPAQGTAINISDSSATNRKGCCST, via the exons ATGGCGAATCGAATAGATCACGAGTACGATTACTTGTTCAAGATCGTCCTCATCGGCGATTCCGGTGTTGGTAAATCCAACATTCTCTCTAGATTCACCAGAAACGAGTTCTGTCTCGAATCCAAATCTACCATCGGCGTCGAATTCGCCACCCGTACTCTACAG GTTGAAGGCAAAACAGTCAAGGCTCAGATTTGGGATACAGCAGGTCAAGAGCGTTATAGAGCAATCACAAGCGCTTACTACAGGGGAGCCGTTGGAGCTCTTCTTGTCTACGACATAACCAAGAGGCAAACCTTTGAGAATGTCCTCAGATGGTTACGTGAGCTCAGGGATCATGCTGATTCCAACATTGTTATCATGATGGCTGGAAACAAATCAGATCTGAATCACCTGAGATCTGTTGCTGACGAAGATGGCAGCTCTCTTGCTGAGAAGGAAGGTTTGTCGTTTCTCGAGACATCTGCTTTAGAAGCAACCAATATCGAGAAAGCGTTTCAGACCATTTTGTCTGAGATTTATCATATCATAAGCAAGAAAGCCTTGGCTGCACAAGAAGCTGCAGGTAACCTTCCTGTTCCTGCCCAAGGAACTGCGATCAATATATCAGATTCATCTGCTACTAACAGAAAAGGGTGCTGTTCTACCTAG
- the LOC104778598 gene encoding methylsterol monooxygenase 2-2-like, with translation MASLIESGWQYLVTHFSDFQLACIGSFLLHESVFFLSGLPFICLERAGFLSQYKIQTKNNTPAAQGKCITRLLLYHFCVNLPLMIASYPVFRAMGMQSSFPLPSWDFVFYWGHRILHSKWLYKNVHSVHHEYATPFGLTSEYAHPAEILFLGFATIIGPALTGPHLITLWLWMVLRVLETVEAHCGYHFPWSLSNFLPLYGGSDFHDYHHRLLYTKSGNYSSTFVYMDWIFGTDKGYRRLKTLKENGDVRQK, from the exons ATGGCTTCCCTCATCGAATCTGGTTGGCAG TACCTTGTGACACATTTTAGCGACTTTCAACTGGCGTGCATTGGGAGTTTTCTCCTCCATGAAAGTGTCTTTTTCTTATCTGGTCTCCCTTTCATTTGTCTTGAAAGGGCAGGCTTTCTCAGCCaatacaaaattcag ACAAAAAATAACACACCTGCAGCCCAAGGAAAATGTATTACTCGCCTGCTGCTTTATCATTTCTGCGTAAACTTGCCCCTGATGATAGCCTCTTATCCTGTCTTCAGAGCCATGGGAATGCAAAGCAGTTTTCCTCTACCGTCCTGG GATTTTGTCTTTTATTGGGGTCATCGGATCTTGCATTCAAAATGGCTGTACAAGAATGTGCACAGTGTGCATCATGA ATATGCCACACCATTTGGTTTGACATCAGAATATGCTCACCCTGCTGAGATTCTATTCCTGGGTTTTGCTACCATAATCGGTCCAGCTCTCACCGGTCCCCACCTGATTACTCTCTGGTTATGGATGGTGTTGAGAGTGCTTGAGACTGTTGAGGCACATTGCGGTTATCATTTCCCATGGAGCCTCTCCAATTTTCTTCCTCTGTATGGAGG CTCTGACTTCCATGACTACCATCACCGACTGCTCTACACTAAGTCTGGCAACTACTCTTCAACATTTGTGTATATGGACTG GATCTTTGGTACTGACAAGGGATACAGAAGACTGAAGACCCTTAAAGAAAATGGTGACGTGAGACAAAAGTGA
- the LOC104765442 gene encoding protein phosphatase 2C 3-like: MADICYEDETSTCESRPSWSSRKWRIGVQRFRMSPSDLNPTAVEEKPEGIYNKRNKQEEYDCMNCASSSPEESTVLLEDDSDVSINSSSVDNSSTVIILPSKKTVKESDPRPRYGVASVCGRRRDMEDAVSIHPSFVRKQTEFSRTRWHFFGVYDGHGCSHVAARCKERLHELVQEEALSDKKEDWKKMMERSFTRMDKEVVRWGETVMSANCRCELQTPDCDAVGSTAVVSVITPDKIVVANCGDSRAVLCRNGKAVPLSTDHKPDRPDELDRIQEAGGRVIYWDGARVLGVLAMSRAIGDNYLKPYVTSEPEVTVTDRTEEDEFLILASDGLWDVVTNEAACAMVHMCLNRKGGRGGSGRRRGETQTPGGRSEEEGKEEENEKVVGSRKNGKRGEITDKACTEASVLLTKLALAKHSSDNVSVVVVDLRRRRKRHVA; encoded by the exons ATGGCTGATATATGTTACGAGGACGAAACGTCGACTTGTGAATCTAGGCCGTCTTGGTCTAGCCGGAAGTGGAGGATTGGTGTTCAACGATTCAGGATGTCTCCCTCGGACCTAAATCCGACGGCGGTGGAAGAGAAACCTGAGGGGATTTATAATAAGCGTAACAAACAAGAAGAGTACGATTGTATGAACTGTGCATCATCATCACCGGAAGAGAGTACTGTTTTACTTGAAGACGACAGTGACGTCTCCATAAACTCATCGTCGGTCGATAATAGTAGTACGGTTATTATTCTTCCTTCTAAGAAGACGGTGAAAGAGTCGGATCCGAGGCCGAGATACGGCGTCGCATCGGTGTGTGGGAGGAGAAGAGATATGGAAGATGCGGTGTCGATTCATCCGTCTTTTGTACGGAAACAAACGGAGTTTTCTCGAACGAGATGGCACTTTTTTGGTGTTTACGACGGCCATGGCTGCTCTCAC gttgcGGCGAGGTGTAAAGAGAGGCTTCACGAGTTGGTTCAAGAAGAAGCGCTTTCGGATAAGAAGGAAGATTGGAAAAAGATGATGGAACGTAGCTTCACTCGCATGGATAAAGAAGTTGTTCGTTGGGGTGAAACTGTGATGAGCGCTAACTGTAGATGTGAGCTACAGACTCCGGACTGTGACGCCGTTGGATCCACCGCCGTTGTCTCCGTCATTACGCCGGATAAGATTGTTGTCGCGAATTGCGGCGATTCCAGAGCTGTTCTTTGTCGGAATGGTAAAGCAGTGCCTCTTTCTACAGATCACAAG CCGGACCGTCCGGATGAGCTTGATCGAATCCAAGAAGCAGGAGGACGAGTGATATACTGGGATGGTGCAAGAGTCCTAGGCGTTTTAGCCATGTCACGAGCTATTGGAGACAACTACTTGAAACCGTACGTGACTTCGGAGCCGGAAGTGACGGTAACGGATCGGACGGAGGAAGATGAGTTTCTTATTCTAGCGAGTGACGGGTTATGGGACGTAGTGACGAACGAGGCGGCGTGTGCGATGGTGCACATGTGTTTAAATAGAAAGGGTGGTCGTGGAGGATCAGGAAGACGGCGAGGAGAAACTCAAACTCCCGGTGggagaagtgaagaagaagggaaagagGAGGAGAATGAGAAGGTGGTGGGGTCAAGAAAGAACGGGAAGAGAGGAGAGATCACGGACAAAGCATGTACGGAGGCGTCAGTGTTGCTGACGAAGCTGGCGTTGGCAAAACACAGTAGCGACAACGTAAGCGTCGTCGTTGTTgatctcagaagaagaagaaagagacacGTAGCTTGA